The region CCATTCAGGATAGTAACGACAGGTTTTTGGCCAATATTCAACGAAACGGGACTTATTCTATCGTTCCACGTGTACCGGGCGGTGAAATTACCCCAGATAAATTAATGACCTTAGGAGCCGTCGCCAAGAAATTTGACCTTTATACTAAAATCACCGGCGGGCAACGTATAGATCTTTTTGGTGCCGAACTACACCAACTGCCCCTAATTTGGAAAGAATTAATTGATGCCGGCTTTGAAAGTGGGCATGCTTACGGAAAATCTCTACGAACAGTTAAAAGTTGCGTGGGCTCTACCTGGTGCCGCTTTGGGATGCATGAAAGCGTAAGTTTTGCCATTCAAATTGAAGAACGCTATCGAGGGCTGCGTTCACCGCATAAATTAAAAGGTGGGGTTTCTGGCTGCATTCGCGAATGTGCTGAAGCCCGCGGAAAAGATTTTGGTATCATTGCCGTTGAATCTGGGTGGAATCTATACGTCTGCGGAAATGGAGGCGCCACCCCAAAACACGCCATTTTACTCGCTGAAGGTTTAGACGATGAAACCACCATAAAATACCTTGATAGATTTTTGATGTATTATATCCGTACGGCTGCACCATTAATGCGTACCGCGCCCTGGCTGGAGAAATTAGACGGTGGTATTGAACATCTTAAAAAAGTAGTGATTAAAGATTCTTTAGGTATTGCCGAAGATCTGGAAAAAGAAATGCAGGGCTTAATTACCAATTACGAATGTGAATGGAAACAGGCAATTGAAGATCCTGAAATGATGAAGCGTTTTAAACACTTTGTCAATTCAGATGAAGGAGACAATAATATTAGTTATGTACCCCTTCGCGATCAAAAAATGCCTAAGGCCTGGACCTAAGTTTTCCTTTTTCAAACCAACTCCTAATTTCAAACTTTAAAAACAATGCAAGAATTATTAGCTCAATACCAAAGTGTAACGGCTCCAGAAGTACTTAAATGGATAAATGTTGGGAAAGCTAAGGATTTTCCTAAAAATGGTGGCGCCTGTATAAAATATAAAAACAAGCAAATTGCGGTATTTAATTTCACACGCGAAGCAACATGGTATGCCTGCCAAAATCTTTGTCCGCATAAACTTGAAATGGTTATCTCCCGGGGAATGATAGGTGATAAAGAGGGAATTCCAAAAGTGGCCTGCCCTATGCACAAAAAAACCTTTTCTTTAAAAGACGGGAATAATCTTAATGGTGAAGATTACAAAATTGCAGTCTATCCGGTTAAAATTGAAGCAGAAAATGTCTATATTGGTTTTATAGATTAAGACACCTCCCAATGAGTAAATTCCAGGAAGCCATAAAACGAATAGACAATAGAAATGCTCAAGATCCTAATTTGGAAATAGCAAACGGAAAAGAATTTCCGAAAGAATTATTGTATTCACAACGAATGACAAATAAGTTACTGGATTTTCATCCGCAGGCTTCCGAAGAATTACAAATTGCAGTCCGTGCGCAGCATATTTGTCGCTGGACAGTTCCACGAGACACCTATCCAAAAAATAGAATTGGATATTTAAAATGGCGCGAAGGTCTTAAAAAAACCCACGCTGAAATCACTGATGAAATTCTTGAAGAAGTAGGCTATGATAAAGATTTTCGTGACCGAGTTTCATTTTTAATCAAGAAAAAGCAGATTAAAAAAGACGAAGGTTCTCAAGTTATGGAAGATGTGGTGTGCCTGGTTTTTCTTGAACATTATTTTGAAGCTTTTGCGGCAAAACATAATGATGAGAAAATAATAGACATTGTAAAGAAAACCTGGGCTAAAATGTCGCCCAAAGGTCATAAAGCCGCCCTAAAACTTCCCCTTTCCGCACATAGTGAAACTTTAATACAAGAAGCTTTAAAATAAATAATGGCGTCGCATAGCTCTCTAGACCAACATACATTTATAAAACTTAGAAAGCTATATATTCTGGCGCTAACAGCTATTGCGCTTTCGGTAATTATAAGTCAGTTATTCATCGGTAAGTTTCTTGAAGAACAGGAAGGTGATTCAAAACT is a window of Salegentibacter salegens DNA encoding:
- the nirD gene encoding nitrite reductase small subunit NirD, translated to MQELLAQYQSVTAPEVLKWINVGKAKDFPKNGGACIKYKNKQIAVFNFTREATWYACQNLCPHKLEMVISRGMIGDKEGIPKVACPMHKKTFSLKDGNNLNGEDYKIAVYPVKIEAENVYIGFID
- a CDS encoding DUF4202 domain-containing protein, coding for MSKFQEAIKRIDNRNAQDPNLEIANGKEFPKELLYSQRMTNKLLDFHPQASEELQIAVRAQHICRWTVPRDTYPKNRIGYLKWREGLKKTHAEITDEILEEVGYDKDFRDRVSFLIKKKQIKKDEGSQVMEDVVCLVFLEHYFEAFAAKHNDEKIIDIVKKTWAKMSPKGHKAALKLPLSAHSETLIQEALK